A window from bacterium encodes these proteins:
- a CDS encoding IS701 family transposase: protein MATTHARRISPATPPPSGRKPKLNIGSRQIRGLLTQLEKYHKIFVSLFRRPEQRHWALKYLQGQMLDIERKSIEPMARALDGGNVEAMQQFISASPWDDAAILRVHQQEVAATLGEDDGVLIIDGCDFPKQGQNSVGVARQHCGAVGKTANCQASVLLAYASRRGHTLLDRRLYMPEHWFGDEYAARRQECGVPDDLTFQTKNELSWSMLEPVLDEATVPCQWIAMDEAFGRDSALLNKINHKQKSYFAEIPRNTHVWWRWPKVHRPQVGGGRGRPATRVQLAPEAPAPRRVDELAVALAARHWRRMIVHEGSKGPLEAEIAIVRVVFSEHGLPARHEWLVIRRKSSTQ, encoded by the coding sequence ATGGCAACTACCCATGCTCGAAGAATTTCTCCGGCGACGCCACCGCCGTCGGGACGCAAACCCAAGTTGAATATTGGCTCGCGCCAAATCCGCGGGTTGCTCACGCAGTTAGAGAAGTACCATAAGATCTTTGTGTCGTTGTTTCGTCGCCCGGAACAGCGCCACTGGGCGCTGAAGTACCTGCAAGGTCAAATGCTCGATATCGAACGCAAATCGATTGAACCGATGGCCCGCGCCTTAGACGGCGGCAATGTCGAAGCCATGCAACAGTTCATCAGCGCCAGTCCGTGGGACGATGCGGCGATTTTGCGGGTGCATCAGCAGGAAGTCGCCGCCACCTTAGGTGAAGACGATGGCGTGTTGATTATTGATGGCTGCGACTTTCCCAAACAAGGCCAGAACTCCGTCGGCGTGGCTCGCCAACACTGTGGGGCCGTGGGCAAAACCGCGAATTGCCAAGCCAGTGTGCTGTTGGCCTACGCGAGCCGCCGCGGCCATACGTTGTTGGATCGACGCTTGTATATGCCGGAACACTGGTTCGGTGACGAGTACGCGGCGCGCCGTCAAGAATGTGGCGTGCCCGACGATCTGACCTTTCAAACCAAAAATGAATTGAGCTGGTCGATGCTGGAGCCCGTGCTCGACGAGGCGACGGTGCCCTGCCAATGGATCGCGATGGATGAAGCATTTGGCCGGGACAGCGCGTTGCTCAATAAAATCAACCACAAACAGAAATCCTATTTTGCCGAAATCCCGCGTAACACCCACGTCTGGTGGCGCTGGCCCAAAGTGCATCGTCCGCAAGTCGGCGGTGGGCGAGGCCGTCCGGCCACGCGAGTGCAACTGGCGCCCGAGGCCCCCGCCCCCCGGCGGGTGGATGAACTGGCCGTGGCGTTGGCGGCGCGCCACTGGCGACGGATGATTGTCCACGAGGGCAGCAAGGGTCCTCTTGAAGCGGAGATCGCCATCGTGCGAGTGGTGTTTTCAGAGCATGGTCTCCCGGCTCGCCACGAGTGGCTGGTGATTCGCCGAAAATCTTCCACACAG
- the acs gene encoding acetate--CoA ligase translates to MSTPLKFSPPDPIAARAHINSLEQYRQHYHRSVADPAGYWSSIAERLHWFEKWNVVCEYDFVKANIKWFAGGRLNVSYNCLDRHVEAGYGAQTALIWEGNEPNESRHLTYTELLDEVQKFANVLKANGVRKGDRVCIYLQMVPELPIAMLACARIGAVHSVVFGAFSAGSLRDRINDSACKLLVTQDTGMRGPRQDIPMKANADTAVAACPSIEKVIVVRRSGKAVSMQAGRDQYWEDLMAAAAPACPPEPMEAEDPLFILYTSGSTGKPKGVLHSTGGYLTYTSFTHELVFDYHPGDIYWCTADIGWVTGHSYIVYGPLANRAISVMFEGVPNYPDYGRFWQVVAKHKVNIFYTAPTALRSLMKEGDKWPRQHDLSSLRLLGTVGEPIKEPEWLWYYRVVGQERCPIVDTWWQTETGGILISPLPGATPIKPGSATLPFFGVQPVLLDELGRELEGPAQGFLAIKSAWPGIMRTVYGDHERFRQTYFDRFPGYYLTGDGARRDEEGYYWITGRVDDVLNVSGHRIGTAEVEGAIGKAAGVAEAAVVGFPHDIKGQGIYAYVTLMTGVTPTAEIISAITKTVREQIGPHAAPDKIQFTPALPKTRSGKIMRRILRKIAEGDVEHLGDTSTLADPAVVDQLVEGRK, encoded by the coding sequence ATGAGCACGCCGTTGAAATTTTCGCCGCCGGATCCGATTGCCGCGCGCGCCCACATCAATTCCCTCGAGCAATACCGCCAGCACTATCACCGTTCCGTGGCAGATCCGGCCGGTTACTGGTCGAGCATCGCCGAACGGCTGCACTGGTTCGAGAAGTGGAATGTCGTCTGCGAGTACGACTTCGTGAAGGCCAACATCAAGTGGTTTGCCGGCGGCAGACTCAATGTCAGTTACAACTGCCTGGATCGCCACGTCGAGGCGGGCTATGGCGCGCAAACCGCGTTGATCTGGGAAGGCAATGAGCCGAATGAATCACGGCATCTGACCTACACCGAATTGCTGGACGAAGTGCAGAAATTCGCCAATGTGCTCAAGGCCAACGGCGTGCGCAAGGGCGACCGCGTTTGCATCTATCTGCAGATGGTGCCCGAGCTGCCGATTGCCATGCTGGCCTGCGCCCGTATCGGCGCGGTGCACTCGGTGGTGTTCGGCGCCTTCAGTGCCGGCTCGTTGCGCGACCGCATCAATGATTCCGCCTGCAAGCTGCTGGTCACGCAGGACACCGGCATGCGCGGGCCGCGGCAGGACATTCCGATGAAAGCCAACGCCGATACCGCCGTGGCGGCTTGCCCTTCAATCGAAAAAGTCATCGTCGTGCGCCGCAGCGGAAAGGCGGTGAGTATGCAGGCCGGCCGCGATCAGTACTGGGAAGATCTCATGGCCGCGGCGGCGCCGGCCTGCCCGCCGGAGCCGATGGAGGCCGAAGATCCGCTTTTCATCCTTTACACCTCCGGCTCCACCGGCAAGCCGAAAGGCGTGCTGCATTCCACCGGCGGTTACCTGACCTACACTTCTTTCACCCACGAATTGGTTTTCGATTATCATCCCGGCGACATCTATTGGTGCACCGCTGACATCGGCTGGGTCACCGGACATTCCTACATCGTTTACGGTCCGCTCGCCAATCGCGCCATTTCAGTGATGTTCGAAGGCGTGCCCAATTATCCCGATTATGGCCGGTTTTGGCAGGTGGTGGCCAAACACAAAGTCAACATCTTCTACACCGCGCCCACGGCTTTGCGCTCACTGATGAAGGAGGGCGACAAGTGGCCGCGACAGCATGATCTTTCCTCCTTGCGGCTGCTCGGCACAGTGGGCGAACCGATCAAGGAACCGGAGTGGCTGTGGTACTATCGCGTGGTCGGCCAGGAACGCTGCCCGATCGTGGACACGTGGTGGCAAACCGAAACCGGCGGCATTTTGATTTCACCATTGCCCGGCGCGACGCCCATCAAGCCCGGCTCGGCCACACTGCCGTTCTTCGGTGTGCAACCGGTGCTGCTGGATGAATTGGGCCGTGAGTTGGAAGGGCCGGCGCAGGGTTTTCTCGCGATCAAATCCGCGTGGCCGGGCATCATGCGCACGGTCTATGGCGACCACGAGCGCTTCCGGCAAACCTATTTCGACCGCTTCCCCGGCTATTACCTCACCGGCGACGGCGCGCGCCGCGATGAAGAAGGCTACTACTGGATCACCGGCCGCGTCGATGATGTGCTGAATGTCTCGGGCCATCGCATCGGCACCGCCGAAGTCGAGGGCGCGATTGGCAAGGCCGCGGGCGTGGCAGAAGCCGCGGTGGTCGGCTTCCCGCATGACATCAAAGGCCAGGGCATCTATGCCTACGTCACGCTCATGACCGGCGTGACGCCGACCGCCGAGATCATCAGCGCGATCACCAAAACCGTGCGCGAGCAAATCGGGCCGCATGCCGCGCCGGACAAGATTCAGTTCACCCCCGCTCTGCCCAAGACCCGCTCCGGCAAAATCATGCGGCGCATCCTGCGCAAGATTGCCGAAGGCGACGTGGAACATCTCGGCGACACCTCGACGCTGGCGGATCCCGCGGTGGTCGACCAGTTGGTGGAAGGCCGGAAGTGA
- a CDS encoding class I SAM-dependent methyltransferase: protein MATAAGNQEYACIADLYDHVVPYRTRPDIEFYLAAARDCGGPVLEVGCGTGRILLPTARAGLDIVGLDSSPHMLQVCRQRLLDEPAAVRARVRLIEADMRSFALAQRFNLITLPFRPFQHLITVADQMSCLQTIHRHLAAEGRLILDLFNPSLAALVRDDVGQEIGDEPEFTTPDGRRVIRRHKIVARDHANQVNQVELIYYVTHPEGREERLVQAFPMRYLFRFEAEHLLARCGFAVEHLYADYDMSAYGSKYPGELIFVARKRKE from the coding sequence ATGGCGACTGCAGCCGGCAACCAAGAGTACGCTTGTATCGCGGATCTGTATGACCATGTCGTGCCCTATCGCACGCGGCCGGATATCGAGTTCTACCTCGCCGCGGCGCGGGATTGCGGTGGCCCCGTGTTGGAAGTGGGATGCGGCACCGGCCGCATCTTGCTTCCCACCGCACGCGCCGGGCTTGACATCGTTGGCCTCGATTCGTCTCCGCACATGTTGCAGGTGTGCCGGCAGCGATTGCTGGACGAACCGGCGGCTGTGCGGGCGCGCGTTCGGCTGATCGAGGCAGACATGCGCAGCTTTGCGCTGGCGCAGAGATTCAATCTCATCACTCTGCCGTTCCGGCCGTTTCAGCATCTCATCACTGTGGCAGATCAGATGTCGTGCCTGCAGACGATTCACCGGCATCTCGCCGCCGAGGGCAGATTGATTCTCGACTTGTTCAATCCCTCGCTGGCCGCGCTGGTGCGGGACGACGTTGGCCAGGAAATCGGCGACGAGCCGGAGTTCACCACTCCTGATGGCCGGCGGGTGATTCGCCGCCACAAGATTGTTGCACGCGACCATGCCAACCAAGTCAACCAGGTCGAGCTGATTTACTACGTCACCCACCCGGAGGGCCGGGAGGAACGTTTGGTGCAGGCGTTTCCGATGCGCTATTTGTTCCGCTTCGAGGCTGAGCATCTACTGGCGCGCTGCGGCTTTGCAGTGGAACATTTGTATGCGGACTATGACATGAGCGCTTATGGTTCGAAATACCCCGGCGAGTTGATTTTTGTGGCGAGGAAGAGGAAGGAGTGA
- a CDS encoding MBL fold metallo-hydrolase: MPYSLSVGSIKCHIVSDGVEAADGGGFFGLVPRVMWEKIVTPNALNQVPAALRVLLIESAAGLIVVDTGRGDKFDEKQRAILRLGARRERLAGDLRRLGFQPEQVAFVILTHLHADHAGGATRWATPDHTPGEVIATFPNARYLVQRLDLAEASFPNERTAATYLSHNWQPLRESGQLEIVDGDQHIAPGVRTEVAPGHTAGIQAVWVEDGGESLLFLGDTCSWAVHMDRLAWVPSYDIFPMTSIESKRRLRRNALAQNTLLVFQHDGQVVTGRLVEGKRGPEVRPEITETAWYDATVGQIKSE, translated from the coding sequence ATGCCCTACTCTCTGTCTGTCGGTTCAATCAAATGCCATATCGTAAGTGATGGTGTCGAAGCCGCGGATGGCGGCGGCTTTTTCGGACTGGTGCCGCGCGTGATGTGGGAAAAAATTGTGACGCCCAACGCGCTCAACCAGGTGCCGGCGGCGCTGCGCGTGCTGTTGATCGAATCCGCCGCCGGTTTGATCGTGGTGGATACCGGCCGCGGCGACAAGTTCGACGAAAAGCAGCGTGCGATTCTGCGCCTCGGCGCCCGGCGGGAACGCCTGGCCGGCGATCTGCGCCGTCTGGGTTTTCAACCGGAGCAAGTCGCGTTCGTGATTCTGACGCACCTGCATGCCGATCATGCCGGCGGCGCCACGCGCTGGGCCACGCCTGATCACACGCCCGGCGAGGTGATTGCCACTTTTCCCAATGCGCGCTATCTGGTGCAGCGCCTCGATCTGGCCGAGGCCAGCTTTCCCAACGAGCGCACCGCCGCCACTTATCTCAGCCATAACTGGCAGCCGTTGCGCGAAAGCGGTCAGTTGGAAATCGTCGATGGCGACCAACACATCGCGCCGGGCGTGCGCACTGAAGTGGCGCCCGGCCACACCGCCGGCATCCAGGCGGTTTGGGTGGAAGACGGCGGCGAGAGCTTGTTGTTCCTGGGCGACACCTGCAGTTGGGCGGTGCACATGGACCGCCTGGCCTGGGTGCCGAGCTATGACATCTTTCCGATGACCAGCATCGAATCCAAGCGCCGGCTGCGCCGCAACGCCCTGGCGCAGAACACCCTGCTCGTTTTTCAACATGACGGCCAGGTGGTGACCGGCCGGCTGGTCGAGGGCAAAAGAGGGCCGGAAGTGCGGCCGGAAATCACCGAGACCGCCTGGTACGATGCCACCGTGGGTCAGATCAAGAGTGAATGA
- a CDS encoding N-acetyltransferase family protein has product MNAIDWPAVAAIYREGIATGEATFEVAPPPTWEDWQCRKVPGCSVVARLQGEIVGWAALSPVSARPVYAGVAEVSLYVAERQRGRGVGSALLAELIQRSERHGLWTLQAGIFPENHASLRLHVKHGFRIVGTRERLGRMAKGPQRGRWRDVVLLERRSKVVGVE; this is encoded by the coding sequence ATGAATGCGATTGATTGGCCGGCCGTGGCCGCGATCTATCGCGAGGGAATTGCCACGGGCGAGGCCACCTTCGAGGTGGCACCGCCGCCCACTTGGGAGGACTGGCAATGCCGCAAAGTACCGGGCTGCAGCGTGGTGGCGCGCCTGCAGGGCGAGATCGTGGGCTGGGCGGCATTGAGTCCGGTATCCGCGCGCCCGGTTTATGCGGGCGTGGCGGAAGTGAGCCTTTACGTTGCCGAACGCCAACGCGGCCGCGGCGTAGGCAGCGCGCTGCTGGCGGAATTGATCCAGCGGTCGGAGCGTCACGGCCTTTGGACGTTGCAGGCCGGCATCTTTCCCGAGAATCATGCCAGCCTCCGCCTGCATGTGAAGCACGGCTTTCGCATCGTCGGCACGCGCGAGCGCCTCGGCCGCATGGCCAAGGGTCCGCAGCGCGGCCGCTGGCGCGACGTGGTGCTGCTCGAGCGGCGCAGCAAAGTAGTGGGCGTTGAATGA
- a CDS encoding ABC transporter ATP-binding protein has protein sequence MLTVKDLEKSFQQVRALQRVTLTVPRGELCGLLGRNGAGKSTLFKIVMGLLAADAGEIAIAGETIHFGEVEYKRRLGYAPETPVFYEYLTGHEFLHFIAAAKAVAPAQRPAEIAKWLAFFELEGKAGELLVHYSHGMRRKISLCAALLGAPTILLLDEATNGLDPESSFRLKEYLRGFCSQGGTVLFSSHIIETIEHLCDRLVILEQGRVLRELQRREWDELRQRGSSLEKEFMAIIAASLTARR, from the coding sequence ATGCTTACCGTCAAAGATCTGGAAAAATCCTTTCAACAGGTGAGAGCGCTGCAGCGCGTCACGCTGACTGTGCCGCGAGGCGAGCTGTGCGGCTTGCTCGGCCGCAACGGCGCCGGCAAATCGACTCTCTTCAAAATCGTGATGGGACTGCTGGCGGCGGATGCCGGAGAAATCGCAATCGCGGGCGAGACCATACATTTCGGTGAGGTGGAATACAAACGCCGTCTCGGCTATGCGCCGGAGACGCCGGTCTTCTATGAATACTTGACCGGGCACGAATTTCTCCACTTCATCGCCGCGGCCAAGGCGGTGGCACCGGCGCAGCGGCCGGCCGAGATCGCAAAATGGCTGGCGTTTTTCGAGCTGGAGGGTAAAGCCGGAGAATTGCTGGTGCATTACTCGCACGGCATGCGCCGCAAGATCAGCTTGTGCGCGGCGCTGCTGGGCGCGCCCACGATTCTACTGCTCGATGAAGCCACCAACGGCCTCGATCCGGAAAGCAGCTTTCGGTTGAAGGAATATTTGCGCGGGTTCTGCAGTCAGGGCGGGACAGTGCTCTTCTCTTCTCACATCATTGAAACCATCGAGCACCTGTGTGACCGCCTGGTCATTTTGGAGCAGGGGCGTGTGTTGCGGGAATTGCAGCGCAGGGAATGGGATGAGTTGCGCCAGCGCGGCTCATCGCTGGAAAAGGAGTTCATGGCGATCATTGCGGCGAGTTTGACGGCGCGGCGGTGA